One genomic window of Muntiacus reevesi chromosome 4, mMunRee1.1, whole genome shotgun sequence includes the following:
- the LALBA gene encoding alpha-lactalbumin codes for MMSFVSLLLVGILFHAIQAEQLTKCEVFHKLKDLKDYGGVSLPEWVCTTFHTSGYDTQAIVQNDDSAEYGLFQINNKIWCKDDQNPHSSNICNISCDKFLDDDLTDDIMCVKKILDKVGINYWLAHKALCSEKLDQWLCEKL; via the exons ATGATGTCCTTTGTCTCTCTGCTCCTGGTGGGCATCCTATTCCATGCCATCCAGGctgaacaattaacaaaatgtgaGGTGTTCCATAAGCTAAAAGACTTGAAGGACTACGGAGGTGTCAGTTTGCCTGAAT GGGTCTGTACCACATTTCATACCAGTGGTTATGACACACAAGCCATAGTACAAAATGATGACAGCGCAGAATATGGACTCTTCCAGATCAACAATAAAATTTGGTGCAAAGACGATCAGAACCCTCACTCAAGCAACATCTGTAACATCTCCTGTGACA AGTTCCTGGATGATGACCTTACTGATGACATTATGTGTGTCAAGAAGATTCTGGATAAAGTAGGAATTAACTACTG GTTGGCCCATAAAGCACTCTGTTCTGAGAAGCTGGATCAGTGGCTCTGTGAGAAGTTGTGA